The genomic segment gccaggaacctACCTGCCTGgaccctccccttctgctctggGGTGCGGACAGGCGGCTTCCCAGCTGCAAAGCAGAGACAAGCAGGTGAAGGGCGGCTCCAAGGCCATGCCCGGGCTGGGGTATGGCTGGCGGGCCTGGCTACGTCTCGACTCTGCAGCCCACCTTGTTCCAGCTCCCGGCTAGCTGCAGAGCCCAGGCCTAGAGCCCTGCCAATCCATGCAGACCAGGCTCAGTAGCCAGGTTCTGTGGCTGGTATGGGGCTCTCACTCTGCCCCGCTGTGCTGGGCATGGAGCATGCACAGCCTGGGCACAgcccagcagggagcacagagggCCCAGACATACTCACTGGCTTTGCCAGCCACGGTCACCTTCAGCTTCAGGCAGCCCTCGCCACGGTGGTGACTTGGCTTAGCTGGAAACAAGACAGGTGAGTCAGAGCAGGGCTGGTAGCTGGgcactgggctccccacaccaGAACAGCACCCCACATGGCAGCTTCTCCTGCTGGAGTTGGGGGGTGCAGCTTGGGGCTCTGCTGGccagagtggtgggggaggggataatATGCACCTAAAGACctttgcaccccacccccccacaaacctgcaccctccatccctcTTGGCTCTctcccaccacacagcccccagccatgcACCACAtactcccagcccccccgccccaccccccgccccagccaggccccatgtACCCCAtagcccccagccaggcccatctactcccagcccccaccagacGCCCCGTACCGCCAGCCCCACgtactcccagccccagcccctgttccccaccccacagcgaCTGTGGCCGGTCTACacgctccccttcccccatccccagccagcagctctgcagccactcaCAAATGTAGTAGTAGCTGTGGCCCTCCTGGAACTCTTTGCCCAGCGTGAAGGGCGTGAAGCGCTGGAACTTCTCCGAGAAGCGCTCGGGGCCGTGCAGGGCGTCCGGCTTGTTGCACTGCCAGCGGATCTGCTCCTTGGAGTGCGGCTTGCAGGCCAGGAACTCCTCGTGCTCCACCAGGTAGAGGGTGTAGCGCTCCATGGGCTGGGGCCCCGCACGGCCCCCCTCGTAGTGTGGGCAGATGATGTCCAGGTAGTCGTTGAGTCGGACTGTCACCACGTAGTCATCTGACCAGAACCTGGGGCCGGGGGTGctcagcatggggggccaggccaggcagaggcatgtgcctccctccccctgccagcctgcaAAGCGGGGGCCCAGCTGTCCTGGGAGCAGAGTGAAGGGGCAGACGTCCCAGACACACAGGGGCTAGTGccaactgggggggaggggtggctcagcAGCCCCTGGATTTGTGGGGGAGTGTGTTGATTTCCCAGCACTACAACTGCCCCTCTGCCGCTATGGGCAGCATTTTGCCAGGTGAGGCTACAGATGGGGCAGGGATCAGCTGTGGTCTGAGAGCCTGTTAAACCTTCCAGGGACCAGCCTGGAGCcaagacacacacgcacacccaggTGCCAGGCCAGGAGCCTCGGAGCAGGGAAGAACCCAGTGCTGCCCTGGGATCTCCAGGGAGATCAGACCGCAGGAAGGACAGACAAGACACAAGCTGGCTCACCCCAGAGCTGCCCCTtgacctcccagccccacagctgccttCGCTCCCTGCTCCCAACATGGATGCTGCTGGAGACCcgctggagtggggaggcaggTCCCAGTCAGTAACTGCTCCTGCggcgccccaggagtctgagCAGCTGCCACGGTTTTACTGGGGCAGTTGGCCAGTCTCTGCTCTGTGCTCCCCAACTCCTCTCCCATGCTGGGGGGCACACGAGCTGCCCCCTCCTCGCCACACTAGCCAGCGCCaacactgctccagcccctgcagttCAGGCACCTCTGACAGTCCCAgaactgcagccacctctggggcagggctcagcagctgggaaggggtaCAGCAGAGCAGCTTCTCCGTCCCAGACATGCCTGGGGCTAGTGTGGGACCTAACCCCTGAGCCACAACTGCCCCACGCAGCCAGAGGCCCTGTGCTGAGGCagagagctccagccctgggaaggcCGGTGTGGATCACCGGGTGTCGTCCCTTCTGCACTTGGCTCCCACATGCTCCACCAGCCGCTTCCCCAACTGGTACTTCCGCTGGCGCCCAGGCCTCCTGCCTGCTCACCACCTGGGCACCACTGCCTGGCCATGCCCAGCCGTGcgccaggcaccacagccccagccaggcaggggtccaggcacccctggggaagggtctgGCCGGCACGGGAGGTGGCAGCCGCAgccccaggggtgggtgtggcagtggtACCAGCTGGGGGAGGtcccagcagtgggagctgcacgCATTCTGTATTTCTCCCTGGGCACAGGCTGGcagcccccgggggtgggggcacaggtgaGCCCCCCCTtcgtgggcatgtggggggcaagtgccctgcccACGGCGGCCAGGCCTGGTGCCCGGTTCCTGCACAGATCCGGGCTCCCACCCCACTGGGCCCCACCTGCCTCCCGCAGCTGCCCCCCCAGGTGTTTGTCAACAGGCTTCCTGCGCTGCTCCTGGTCCCCGGTGCCCCGGCGCGGCGCCAGCGGGGAAGGAAGAGGCCCCTGTCCACCAGCCTGGGAAAGGAAGGGCCGCTGGCCCCCGGCCTGAACTtgagccctgcctgtgccagGCGCTGCACCGCCGACTGCACATGGCCCGGGCCAGGgagcgctgccccccgccccaccaacgCACGCCCCGGCCTGGGGAGCCCTGCGCGTCTCCAGGGCAGGGGCCGCTCGGCGGAGGCTCGTTCCCGGGACCTGCTGGCGAACAAAGGCCGGACCCTCCGGCCCGGGGCAACCCCGCCGCCGCGTGTTCCCACTCCCTGCGGCTGAGCCCCCAAGCGGGACCCCGGCTTCTTCCCAGGGCGCCCTGGAGCCGAGagccggctgggggggggggcgccccggggggggaggCGCTGGAGCCCGGCTGGGGGAACCGcaagagggggcggggggtaCCTGGGGGGGGGCGCTGGAGCCGGGCGGGGGGCGTGCCCGGGGGAAGCGCTGGAGCCCGGCTGGGGGAACCgcaagcgggggcggggggtaccTGGGGGGGCGCTGGAgcccggctgggggcggggggggggtgcccgGAGGGGGCGCGCTGGAGCCCGGCTGGAGGAACCGCAAGCGGGGGCGAGGGGGTACCTGGGGGGCCGCTggagccgggcgggggtggggggtccccggggtgggAGCCGGGCGGGCTGCGACCCCGCACTCACTTGGGGTTCGAGCTGTTCCAGTACACCGGGTGCCGCTCCGCGGccgccagccagcagcagagccccaacAGGGGCGCCCACCGCAGCGCCATGGGCCGGTCCGCGACTCGCCGTGTGCCGCGCCCCGCGCCCGGCCTCCCGCCTTATGTACCGGCACCGCCCCGGCCCGCCCCCCGCGCAGGCACAACACGGCGCCGTGCGACCAGCGGCGCGCCGCGGGGAGCGTCTGGTCCCACACACCCACGTGGGGAGGGGAACACACAGCAACACAACCCCACAGGGGGCCGTCTGCTCGGAGCAGCACCACAGCCCTCTGGCCAGGACACCACTCGAGAGTGATACAGAGTAACACAACAGTAACGCA from the Carettochelys insculpta isolate YL-2023 chromosome 30, ASM3395843v1, whole genome shotgun sequence genome contains:
- the EFNA1 gene encoding ephrin-A1 isoform X3, with amino-acid sequence MALRWAPLLGLCCWLAAAERHPVYWNSSNPKFWSDDYVVTVRLNDYLDIICPHYEGGRAGPQPMERYTLYLVEHEEFLACKPHSKEQIRWQCNKPDALHGPERFSEKFQRFTPFTLGKEFQEGHSYYYISKPSHHRGEGCLKLKVTVAGKATGKPPVRTPEQKGRVQAGR
- the EFNA1 gene encoding ephrin-A1 isoform X1, with the protein product MALRWAPLLGLCCWLAAAERHPVYWNSSNPKFWSDDYVVTVRLNDYLDIICPHYEGGRAGPQPMERYTLYLVEHEEFLACKPHSKEQIRWQCNKPDALHGPERFSEKFQRFTPFTLGKEFQEGHSYYYISKPSHHRGEGCLKLKVTVAGKATGKPPVRTPEQKGRVQADDAGVQVLKSVGQNSAWRSSSSVTMLSLLLPLLAPQGL
- the EFNA1 gene encoding ephrin-A1 isoform X2, with amino-acid sequence MALRWAPLLGLCCWLAAAERHPVYWNSSNPKFWSDDYVVTVRLNDYLDIICPHYEGGRAGPQPMERYTLYLVEHEEFLACKPHSKEQIRWQCNKPDALHGPERFSEKFQRFTPFTLGKEFQEGHSYYYISKPSHHRGEGCLKLKVTVAGKANDAGVQVLKSVGQNSAWRSSSSVTMLSLLLPLLAPQGL